A single genomic interval of Pseudomonadota bacterium harbors:
- a CDS encoding bifunctional 4-hydroxy-2-oxoglutarate aldolase/2-dehydro-3-deoxy-phosphogluconate aldolase has protein sequence MTFILDVPVIGILRGIEASFFKEILHASFSSGLQAIEVTMNTENAAQIISNCRKSVPSGKLLGAGTVRNLDEAKKAADSGAMFFVTPNTDTSVIEYAFSHNIPVIAGAFTPTEVYNAWSAGANMVKVFPCGHFGPQYIKDLLGPFDQIPLVAVGGVNSSNIGDYFKAGVKAVGTSTSLFGKEALENRNIEDLARNVKIFVELCKKAAIKNLIIKEN, from the coding sequence ATGACTTTTATACTGGATGTTCCGGTTATCGGTATTTTAAGGGGAATCGAAGCTTCTTTCTTTAAGGAAATTTTGCATGCCTCCTTTAGCTCAGGGCTCCAGGCTATTGAAGTTACAATGAATACTGAAAATGCTGCTCAAATTATTTCAAACTGCCGCAAATCTGTGCCTTCGGGAAAATTGTTGGGCGCCGGAACCGTACGAAATCTGGATGAAGCTAAAAAAGCAGCGGATTCGGGAGCCATGTTTTTTGTAACTCCAAACACGGATACTTCGGTAATAGAATATGCCTTTTCTCATAATATACCGGTAATTGCCGGGGCATTTACTCCAACCGAAGTGTACAACGCATGGTCTGCCGGTGCGAATATGGTTAAGGTTTTTCCGTGCGGCCATTTTGGCCCGCAATATATTAAAGATCTGCTGGGGCCCTTTGACCAAATTCCACTTGTTGCGGTAGGCGGTGTTAACAGTTCAAATATTGGAGATTATTTCAAAGCAGGCGTCAAGGCGGTTGGGACAAGCACTTCGCTGTTCGGAAAGGAAGCTCTTGAAAACCGGAATATTGAGGATCTTGCGCGAAATGTAAAAATTTTTGTTGAACTATGCAAAAAAGCAGCTATCAAGAACTTAATAATAAAGGAGAATTAA
- the aroB gene encoding 3-dehydroquinate synthase produces MKKIEIYGSTGQSKILVGESLQNLKNYIPGENVFLITDENVSKHYRNQFPGYPVITIGTGESVKTLDTAGYIYQNLMDMNAQRSSVIVGIGGGIVCDITGFVASTYLRGVSFGFVSSTLLSQVDASVGGKNGVNFKGYKNMVGVFNQPAFVICDLNLLKTLPQKDLLCGFAEIVKHAAIEDAVMFEYLENNYKKALSIDYNVIERLVYDSVVIKSSVVNRDEKEKGERRKLNFGHTIGHAIEKTTGIPHGQAVSLGMVFAAFLSEKKGLLSSGEKQQIITLLKNLELPTTIKIDKNKVMDALNKDKKREGEGIHFVLLDGIGKAVIDEISISELNSELDNVFDNI; encoded by the coding sequence ATGAAGAAGATCGAAATTTACGGATCAACAGGCCAATCAAAGATTTTAGTTGGTGAGAGTTTACAAAATCTGAAAAATTATATTCCCGGTGAAAATGTTTTTCTGATTACTGATGAAAACGTCTCAAAACATTATCGCAACCAATTTCCTGGCTATCCTGTAATTACTATCGGTACCGGTGAATCTGTAAAAACTCTTGATACGGCCGGATACATATATCAAAACCTGATGGACATGAATGCACAGCGCTCCAGTGTTATTGTAGGCATAGGTGGTGGTATTGTCTGTGATATTACTGGGTTTGTTGCATCAACTTATCTAAGGGGCGTATCTTTCGGATTTGTATCTTCCACATTGCTTTCTCAGGTTGATGCCAGCGTAGGTGGTAAAAACGGCGTTAACTTCAAAGGATACAAAAACATGGTAGGTGTCTTTAACCAGCCGGCCTTTGTTATCTGTGATCTTAACCTTTTAAAAACTCTGCCCCAAAAAGACCTTTTGTGCGGATTTGCCGAAATTGTTAAGCATGCCGCCATAGAAGATGCCGTCATGTTTGAATATCTTGAAAATAACTATAAAAAAGCTTTGTCTATAGATTACAATGTAATTGAGAGACTTGTATATGATTCTGTTGTAATCAAATCATCTGTAGTAAACAGGGATGAGAAGGAAAAAGGTGAAAGGCGCAAACTTAATTTCGGTCATACTATTGGGCATGCTATTGAAAAAACTACTGGAATTCCTCACGGACAAGCAGTAAGCCTGGGTATGGTCTTTGCCGCTTTCCTTTCTGAAAAAAAAGGTTTGCTGTCATCCGGTGAAAAACAGCAAATTATAACTCTGCTTAAAAATCTTGAATTGCCCACAACAATAAAAATTGATAAAAATAAGGTTATGGATGCGCTTAATAAAGATAAAAAAAGAGAAGGGGAAGGGATTCATTTCGTATTGCTTGACGGAATAGGTAAAGCTGTTATAGATGAAATTTCAATAAGCGAATTAAATAGCGAATTAGATAATGTGTTTGATAATATTTGA
- a CDS encoding peptidylprolyl isomerase yields the protein MEKVENNMYVSVHYKGTLSDGEVFDSSEGRMPLEVLMGGGQLIKGFEDSLVGMSLNEKKTFTLAPEDAYGPRNDSMMHNFPLSEVPPGVVPEVGQVIGLQMQDGRQVPAKVTQIDSENVILDLNHPLAGQELTFAIEVVGISDKPTQVQEGCGCGCSSSDSCDDGGSCGDGCCG from the coding sequence ATGGAAAAAGTTGAAAACAATATGTACGTCAGTGTTCATTATAAAGGAACTCTGAGTGACGGAGAAGTGTTTGACAGCAGTGAAGGTCGAATGCCCCTTGAAGTGCTGATGGGTGGCGGGCAATTGATAAAAGGTTTTGAAGATTCACTTGTCGGAATGTCTTTAAACGAGAAAAAAACATTTACACTTGCGCCGGAAGATGCCTATGGTCCAAGAAATGACAGCATGATGCATAACTTTCCGTTATCGGAAGTGCCTCCCGGTGTAGTTCCGGAAGTGGGTCAGGTTATCGGCCTTCAAATGCAGGATGGCCGTCAGGTCCCTGCTAAGGTTACACAGATTGATAGTGAAAACGTTATCTTGGATTTAAACCACCCTCTTGCCGGTCAAGAATTGACCTTTGCTATTGAAGTTGTTGGCATTAGTGATAAACCTACCCAGGTTCAGGAAGGTTGCGGCTGCGGCTGTTCATCATCAGATAGTTGCGATGATGGAGGAAGTTGTGGGGACGGGTGCTGCGGATAA
- a CDS encoding zinc ribbon domain-containing protein, whose product MMLETKEQVLEKILTKGKPVCPHCKTEMNLWEVPSINCGDGLGWGTPYLYICFNDDCSSYTSGWDNIKDNYAHSASYRCMCYPGTDQFELITVFSPAGATGQIIDDKIMAQQEALKEATKKGFSILAECYVSKDSPSVMRIILDPTEPARVRLKAAEMIGDIGEVDAIEPLKNLKFENKLIKEKVEQSISKIHERSFTRECPFCAEIVKKRANMCKHCGKEIAGQ is encoded by the coding sequence ATTATGCTTGAAACAAAAGAACAGGTTCTTGAAAAAATACTTACTAAGGGAAAACCGGTCTGTCCGCATTGTAAAACCGAAATGAATCTCTGGGAAGTTCCGTCGATTAACTGCGGGGATGGTTTGGGATGGGGAACACCTTATCTTTATATATGCTTTAATGATGATTGTTCTTCATATACAAGCGGATGGGACAACATTAAAGATAATTATGCTCATAGCGCTTCCTATAGATGTATGTGCTATCCAGGCACCGACCAATTTGAGCTGATTACGGTATTTAGCCCTGCAGGAGCAACAGGACAGATTATAGATGACAAGATAATGGCACAACAGGAAGCATTGAAAGAGGCTACGAAAAAAGGCTTTTCTATTCTTGCCGAATGTTATGTATCAAAAGATTCTCCGTCAGTTATGAGAATTATACTTGATCCGACGGAGCCTGCACGTGTAAGGCTCAAGGCAGCCGAAATGATAGGTGATATAGGTGAAGTAGATGCAATCGAACCTTTAAAAAACTTAAAATTTGAAAACAAGCTTATTAAAGAAAAGGTTGAACAATCGATTTCAAAGATACATGAAAGATCTTTTACCAGAGAATGCCCGTTTTGTGCAGAAATAGTAAAAAAAAGGGCCAATATGTGTAAGCATTGCGGAAAAGAGATTGCCGGACAATAA
- a CDS encoding alpha/beta hydrolase, producing the protein MNISLFHLLTVGYTKTANTNAEFVILLHGLARTKRSLLKLEHYLENKGFRVVNIGYPSRRKTIQELSVDTIPKAIEKCLSLGAGKIHFVTHSMGGILVRYYLENNKVSNLGRVVMLSPPNSGSEIVDKFGKSTVFKLINGPAGKQLGTKPGSIPKAVGPPDYEVGIITGDKTITPISSFLIPGKSDGKVSVESAKLLGMKDFLVVHKTHSFIMNDKKVLEQVTAFLKNGMFKID; encoded by the coding sequence ATGAATATATCGCTTTTTCATCTTCTGACAGTTGGTTACACAAAAACTGCAAATACGAATGCCGAATTTGTGATACTTTTGCACGGCCTGGCGCGTACTAAAAGATCTTTGTTAAAACTCGAACATTACCTTGAAAACAAAGGTTTTCGTGTAGTAAATATCGGCTATCCATCACGCAGGAAAACCATACAGGAACTTTCTGTAGACACAATACCCAAAGCAATTGAAAAATGCTTATCTCTTGGTGCCGGTAAAATCCATTTTGTTACTCATTCTATGGGAGGCATTCTGGTCCGATACTATCTTGAAAATAATAAAGTTTCAAATCTTGGCCGCGTTGTAATGCTAAGTCCTCCGAATAGCGGCAGTGAAATCGTCGATAAATTTGGAAAAAGCACCGTTTTTAAATTAATAAACGGGCCTGCAGGAAAACAATTGGGAACAAAACCGGGCAGTATTCCAAAAGCAGTGGGTCCTCCTGATTATGAGGTCGGAATTATTACCGGTGATAAAACAATTACTCCCATTTCATCGTTTCTGATTCCGGGAAAAAGCGATGGAAAGGTTTCCGTAGAAAGCGCAAAGCTTTTGGGTATGAAAGATTTTCTGGTGGTACATAAAACACATTCTTTTATAATGAATGATAAAAAGGTTCTTGAACAGGTTACAGCTTTTTTAAAAAACGGAATGTTTAAAATAGATTAA
- a CDS encoding radical SAM protein, whose product MNIESFKKKDLVTALVADEKGTIFELDGYAAVGMAASSIIPLTKQNTVPMPYGGEFMFLPDRHPILFNLETSKLETLKNNPYAPGEPIFPVAAFNSPGYVLSHVCAYKELKGAKHLPLFSYGAVGWHNGKFRTAVILVDSEKRQDLRLMPHNKILVGIRSMRTKMPHNRLRAHLENCALTYGCPAAKNFFLKRFEAPLPTSKNCNAQCLGCLSLQKSTDIKNSQDRISFTPTPEEIAEIAIEHIKKVKKSVVSFGQGCEGDPLLAAHVIEPAIKLIRAKTLNGTINMNTNGSIPDVLEKLFDAGLDSIRISMNSVRETCYTSYFRPKGYAFSDVIKSIKIAIKKKKFISINYLNCPGFTDSQEELAALYDFLKKYPVNFIQWRNLNFDPLRYWKIMSEAAPVSTPVGMSTILSMIKKDFPDLKHGYFNPPKETF is encoded by the coding sequence ATGAATATTGAATCTTTTAAAAAAAAAGACCTTGTTACAGCTCTTGTTGCCGATGAAAAGGGCACAATATTCGAACTTGATGGCTATGCTGCTGTTGGAATGGCAGCATCTTCTATAATACCATTGACTAAACAAAATACCGTTCCCATGCCTTATGGCGGTGAGTTTATGTTTTTGCCGGACAGGCATCCAATCCTGTTTAATCTTGAAACATCAAAACTTGAAACTTTAAAAAACAATCCATATGCCCCGGGCGAACCTATCTTTCCTGTAGCAGCTTTCAATTCACCGGGTTATGTTCTTTCTCATGTTTGCGCTTATAAGGAACTAAAGGGGGCTAAGCATCTTCCTTTATTTTCATATGGAGCTGTTGGCTGGCACAATGGCAAATTTCGAACAGCAGTAATACTTGTGGACAGTGAAAAAAGGCAGGATTTACGTCTGATGCCGCACAACAAAATATTAGTGGGTATCCGCTCCATGAGAACAAAAATGCCACATAACAGGTTGCGCGCGCATCTTGAAAATTGCGCTTTAACTTATGGATGTCCTGCCGCAAAAAATTTTTTCTTGAAAAGATTTGAAGCACCCCTTCCGACTTCAAAAAATTGTAACGCACAATGCTTAGGCTGTTTATCGTTACAGAAAAGTACTGATATTAAAAACAGTCAGGATAGAATCTCATTTACTCCGACACCCGAAGAAATTGCAGAAATTGCAATTGAGCATATAAAAAAGGTAAAGAAAAGTGTAGTCAGTTTTGGCCAGGGTTGTGAAGGAGATCCCTTGCTTGCTGCTCATGTTATTGAACCTGCAATAAAGCTGATACGTGCAAAGACCCTAAACGGAACTATCAATATGAATACCAATGGTAGTATCCCGGATGTTCTTGAAAAACTTTTTGATGCAGGGCTTGACAGTATTAGAATAAGTATGAACAGCGTTAGGGAAACCTGCTATACTTCATATTTTCGTCCAAAAGGGTATGCTTTTTCAGATGTTATAAAAAGTATAAAAATTGCGATTAAAAAGAAAAAGTTTATATCCATAAATTATCTTAATTGCCCAGGTTTTACAGATTCACAGGAAGAACTGGCTGCTCTTTATGATTTTTTAAAAAAGTATCCGGTTAATTTCATACAGTGGAGAAACCTGAATTTTGATCCTTTAAGATATTGGAAGATAATGTCTGAAGCTGCGCCGGTGAGTACTCCTGTCGGCATGAGTACAATTCTTTCTATGATAAAAAAAGACTTCCCGGATTTAAAGCACGGATACTTTAATCCACCGAAAGAAACATTTTAA
- a CDS encoding efflux transporter outer membrane subunit, which yields MKKRLYIYLLVSAIGFYSCSFAPKYSKPQVNLPPDLAKTACDTAINTKWWQNYKDENLNMLIEEALKNNDDLKLAATRIEEARYRLGFAKADRFPFINANAAASRQRTSAEASQLGSAYTNNYFSLSADVAYELDLWGKLKNRKEAAYSTLLSTKAGKDTLQLSLVSNVATVYFNLVSLARQLQTTENILTSYKEIYEFRQKQFKHGILDEMVVQQAKAQYDSVKILLENLKEQDALLKNTLSLILGKTPNEIFDNLYNINLQLPEPIKVPALLPSKLLENRPDILQAEETLKAANFQIGVAKAAYFPSISLTGALGLHSFELDNLMQSSARMWNIGGNLIEPVLDFGRRNSNVKITEAQQKQAVIQYVKTVKTAFKEVHDALIKIKTSGNKLSAQEEELKALERVLFLANKKYEVGVVDYLTVLDAQRGYLNSSLNLISYQTEVINSQIVLYKALGGGWTKALLSKNDSI from the coding sequence ATGAAAAAAAGGCTTTATATATACTTATTAGTCTCGGCAATTGGATTTTACAGTTGTTCTTTTGCACCAAAATATTCTAAACCGCAGGTCAATCTGCCTCCGGATCTTGCAAAGACTGCCTGTGATACTGCTATAAATACAAAATGGTGGCAAAATTATAAAGATGAAAATTTAAATATGCTTATAGAAGAAGCATTGAAAAATAACGATGACCTGAAATTGGCGGCTACAAGGATTGAAGAAGCAAGATACAGGCTGGGTTTTGCCAAAGCCGACCGTTTTCCCTTTATAAATGCCAACGCAGCAGCATCAAGGCAAAGAACAAGCGCTGAGGCTTCTCAATTGGGAAGTGCATATACGAATAATTATTTTTCTCTTTCAGCAGATGTGGCATATGAGCTGGATCTCTGGGGTAAATTAAAAAACCGGAAGGAAGCAGCTTACTCTACCCTGCTTTCAACAAAAGCAGGAAAAGATACTCTGCAGCTTAGCCTTGTCTCAAATGTTGCAACAGTATATTTTAATCTTGTATCTCTTGCGCGGCAGTTACAAACTACCGAAAACATATTAACTAGTTATAAGGAAATCTATGAGTTCAGGCAAAAGCAGTTCAAGCATGGTATCCTTGATGAAATGGTTGTACAGCAGGCAAAGGCTCAATATGATTCCGTGAAAATTTTGCTTGAAAATTTAAAAGAGCAGGATGCTTTATTAAAGAACACCCTATCTCTTATTTTAGGTAAAACTCCCAATGAAATATTTGATAATCTTTATAATATAAATCTTCAATTGCCCGAACCAATTAAAGTGCCTGCCTTGCTCCCGTCAAAGCTGCTTGAAAACAGGCCGGATATTTTACAGGCTGAAGAAACTTTAAAAGCCGCTAACTTTCAAATCGGCGTGGCAAAGGCTGCTTATTTCCCATCAATATCCCTTACCGGCGCTTTGGGACTGCATAGCTTTGAATTAGACAATCTGATGCAATCATCAGCAAGAATGTGGAATATAGGTGGAAATTTAATAGAACCTGTTCTTGATTTCGGCAGAAGAAATTCAAATGTTAAAATTACAGAAGCACAGCAGAAACAAGCCGTCATTCAATATGTAAAAACAGTAAAAACCGCTTTTAAGGAAGTACATGATGCTTTGATCAAGATCAAGACTTCCGGCAATAAGCTTAGCGCCCAGGAAGAGGAGTTAAAAGCGCTTGAAAGGGTTTTATTTCTTGCCAACAAGAAGTATGAAGTTGGAGTTGTTGATTATCTTACAGTGCTTGATGCTCAACGCGGATATCTGAATTCATCTCTAAATCTCATAAGCTATCAGACGGAAGTAATTAACAGCCAGATTGTTCTTTATAAGGCTCTTGGCGGTGGATGGACCAAAGCTCTTCTTTCGAAAAATGATTCCATTTAG
- a CDS encoding efflux RND transporter permease subunit, which yields MFSKFFIEKPLLSTVIAIVITLAGVIALKELAVQEYPALTPLQIIIRTVYPGADADTVSRTVAIPLEDSLNGVGDMIYISSTASSDGSLTMSVYFNVGTDPAMARVDVNNRVQIALSTLPEEVQKQGVIVRERSPDMLAVLCWISENQKRDIVSLSNYVAINVADDLKRVPGVGDVFLYGEKKYSMRVWLKPDKLAVFGLTPTEISDVIKAQNKQFTAGGIGDEPSSTEQIYTYSVRAESRLKTIGEFENIIIRSNRDGSSLKLKDVARVDLAAENYGMKGSFKREPAVAMGVFLNPGANAVAVGDAVKKKLAEMSKGFPPDVKYYLVDDITRFVRESIKEVIIALVISIILVIMVIYVFLGNLRATLIPVMAIPVSIIGTFAGIYSAGFSINLLTLFGLILAIGLVVDDAIVVIENVERILREEKLSVKEATVKAMQEITSPVIAIVLVLSAVFIPASFIGGFSGKMYQQFAITIAISVFISGIVALTLTPALCVIFLKETQPPPILPIRLFLKLFDTITNSFTKVVKLVIKTAIINIILFGTMIFLIFHLVDKLPSSLVPMEDKGLVLALNYMMPGTSLSRTLQSELEIERISQSYSEVAQGGGIIGLDFGSGATKTDSSATWVNLKDWPERKRPEQSARALAEDMNKKFYQLKNSLIFAVTPPPISGLSNTGGFEMYIQNRTGESIDKLNGYIQEIVKRANQNPTLMAVRTTLNTNVPHYSVVVNREKAKSLGVEIDKLYKTLQMTFGKSYVNDVNLYGKTYHVNMQSEGKFRESLNDYNKVFVRSQYGELVPVSSLITLKRIIDTSVVERFNMFPAAKIIGEPRHGFSSGAALKAIEDTALEVLPTGYTIAWAGTSYQEKSLAQTGYVATVYAVVFVFLILIALYESWLAPVAIILSIPFAIFGAILGVLLRGLESDIYFQVGIITLVGLAAKNAILIVEFAEERYKKHGMPLFEATVEAARIRFRPIVMTSFAFIAGTLPLALGTGAGAGSRNIIGTTVVAGMFLATTIGVFAIPLFYYLIMRAKQIFEEKVKR from the coding sequence ATGTTTTCCAAATTTTTCATAGAAAAACCGTTATTGTCCACCGTTATTGCGATTGTCATAACCCTTGCAGGAGTCATTGCGCTAAAAGAATTAGCCGTACAGGAGTATCCGGCTCTGACCCCTCTTCAAATAATTATCAGAACTGTCTATCCGGGTGCGGATGCGGATACCGTTTCAAGAACAGTGGCAATTCCGCTCGAAGATTCTTTAAATGGCGTTGGGGACATGATTTATATATCAAGCACCGCATCTTCCGACGGATCACTGACTATGAGCGTATATTTTAATGTGGGCACTGATCCGGCTATGGCAAGGGTTGACGTAAACAACAGGGTACAGATAGCGCTAAGCACTTTACCCGAAGAAGTACAAAAGCAGGGAGTTATAGTCCGTGAACGTTCTCCTGATATGCTTGCTGTTTTATGCTGGATATCTGAGAATCAAAAACGGGACATAGTCTCTCTTTCAAACTATGTAGCGATAAATGTTGCTGATGACCTGAAAAGAGTACCGGGAGTTGGCGATGTGTTTCTTTATGGTGAAAAGAAATACTCAATGAGAGTATGGCTCAAACCTGACAAACTGGCTGTTTTCGGGCTCACGCCTACGGAGATAAGCGATGTGATCAAGGCTCAGAATAAACAGTTCACAGCAGGCGGAATCGGTGATGAACCCAGCTCAACAGAGCAGATTTATACTTACAGCGTAAGAGCTGAAAGCAGATTAAAAACAATTGGAGAATTTGAAAACATCATTATCCGTTCAAACCGGGATGGCTCATCTTTAAAGTTAAAAGATGTCGCCAGAGTGGATCTTGCAGCAGAAAACTACGGCATGAAAGGTTCATTTAAAAGAGAGCCTGCTGTGGCAATGGGAGTTTTTTTGAATCCGGGTGCAAACGCTGTAGCTGTCGGAGATGCGGTCAAAAAAAAGCTTGCTGAAATGTCTAAAGGGTTTCCTCCGGATGTAAAATACTACCTTGTGGATGATATTACCAGATTTGTAAGAGAATCAATAAAAGAAGTTATAATCGCCCTTGTCATCTCAATTATCCTCGTAATTATGGTTATTTATGTATTTCTTGGGAATTTAAGGGCTACATTGATTCCCGTAATGGCAATACCTGTTTCAATAATAGGAACCTTTGCGGGCATCTATTCGGCAGGCTTTTCTATAAATTTGTTAACCCTGTTCGGGCTTATTCTGGCAATCGGACTTGTGGTTGATGACGCCATCGTGGTTATTGAAAATGTGGAACGGATTTTAAGGGAAGAAAAACTTAGTGTCAAGGAAGCAACCGTAAAAGCCATGCAGGAAATTACTTCTCCTGTTATAGCTATCGTTCTTGTGCTTTCTGCAGTATTTATACCCGCTTCATTTATAGGCGGATTCAGCGGCAAGATGTATCAGCAGTTCGCCATTACAATTGCGATATCGGTTTTTATCTCCGGCATTGTAGCTCTTACTCTGACTCCGGCTCTTTGCGTAATATTTTTAAAGGAGACCCAACCACCCCCCATCCTTCCCATTAGATTATTTTTAAAGCTATTTGATACAATAACCAATAGCTTTACAAAAGTTGTCAAACTGGTAATTAAAACTGCTATAATTAATATTATTCTTTTTGGCACAATGATATTTCTTATATTTCATTTGGTTGATAAACTTCCATCCAGTTTGGTGCCGATGGAGGATAAGGGATTGGTTTTGGCTTTAAATTATATGATGCCTGGCACATCGCTTAGCCGCACATTGCAATCCGAGCTTGAAATTGAAAGGATTTCCCAGTCTTATTCTGAAGTAGCCCAGGGAGGCGGAATAATCGGGCTTGATTTCGGCTCCGGGGCTACAAAAACCGATAGCTCTGCAACCTGGGTAAATCTTAAAGACTGGCCGGAGAGAAAAAGGCCTGAACAGTCTGCCAGAGCGCTTGCCGAAGATATGAACAAAAAATTTTATCAACTCAAGAATTCACTGATATTTGCCGTTACTCCCCCTCCAATAAGCGGATTAAGCAATACCGGCGGATTTGAAATGTATATACAGAACAGAACGGGAGAGTCCATCGATAAACTGAATGGATACATTCAGGAAATTGTTAAAAGGGCTAACCAGAACCCTACTTTGATGGCGGTGCGTACGACTCTTAATACCAATGTGCCGCATTATTCTGTTGTGGTAAACAGGGAGAAAGCAAAATCTTTAGGGGTAGAAATAGATAAGTTGTACAAAACACTTCAAATGACATTTGGTAAAAGCTATGTTAATGACGTAAATCTGTACGGGAAAACATATCATGTAAACATGCAGTCCGAAGGCAAATTCAGAGAATCACTAAATGATTACAATAAAGTCTTTGTTCGTTCACAGTATGGAGAACTGGTGCCGGTAAGTTCTCTTATTACCTTGAAAAGAATAATTGATACCAGTGTTGTTGAAAGATTTAACATGTTTCCGGCTGCAAAAATTATTGGTGAACCAAGACACGGATTTTCAAGCGGCGCTGCGCTTAAGGCAATAGAAGACACAGCTCTTGAAGTCTTACCGACCGGATATACAATTGCCTGGGCAGGAACTTCCTATCAGGAGAAAAGTCTGGCTCAGACAGGTTATGTAGCTACTGTCTATGCAGTTGTTTTTGTGTTTTTGATACTTATTGCTCTTTATGAAAGCTGGCTGGCTCCTGTTGCAATTATCCTGTCCATACCTTTTGCAATATTCGGCGCTATACTTGGTGTATTGCTAAGAGGACTTGAAAGTGATATATATTTCCAGGTAGGTATTATTACTTTGGTTGGACTTGCGGCAAAAAATGCTATTTTAATTGTTGAATTTGCCGAAGAACGCTACAAAAAGCATGGAATGCCTTTGTTCGAAGCAACTGTGGAAGCTGCAAGGATAAGATTCAGGCCGATAGTTATGACTTCTTTTGCCTTTATAGCCGGAACACTTCCTCTTGCCCTCGGGACCGGAGCCGGAGCCGGCAGCAGAAATATCATAGGCACAACAGTTGTAGCCGGAATGTTTTTGGCAACAACAATCGGAGTATTTGCCATCCCTTTATTTTATTATCTGATTATGAGGGCAAAACAAATATTTGAAGAAAAGGTGAAAAGATGA